One window of the Crateriforma spongiae genome contains the following:
- a CDS encoding IS4 family transposase, whose translation MSHKAISSLSRLASKLESDPEQSLVFERFLPAVEVREVCAEFGHCFRDRIYTPVITLWMFLGQTLSPDHSCRDAVHRLNAWRVSRRKERAVTNTTAYCQARQRLPEDVVQELAKRSGQRCQQHAAGRWRWKGHDVKVADGFTLTMPDTLENQKEYPQQRSQKKGCGFPVMRCVMLFCLSTGAALDIAMGPYRGKQSGENSLFQAINKLLFPGDILLADRYYATFENIYQAIKGGYDVVMRSHHNRQIDFRRGFKQGSYDQIVAYQKPARRPVWMSKQEYRECDPFILVRHVSYEVKRKGFQVRRIVLATTMLRQDKGVRRLCFGNACGWHVRGKLKGTGVNGTNLGPKLPWRNGFGSDHGGFCMSLYCLARRFNSLGS comes from the coding sequence GTGTCACACAAGGCTATCAGTTCATTGTCCCGTTTGGCAAGCAAGTTGGAGTCTGATCCCGAGCAGTCTCTCGTCTTTGAACGGTTCCTGCCTGCGGTCGAAGTGCGTGAAGTGTGCGCGGAATTCGGGCACTGTTTTCGCGATCGGATTTACACACCCGTCATCACGTTGTGGATGTTTCTCGGGCAGACGCTTTCACCGGACCATTCTTGTCGTGACGCGGTCCATCGGCTGAACGCTTGGCGGGTCAGTCGTCGAAAGGAAAGGGCGGTTACCAACACCACAGCATACTGTCAAGCAAGACAGCGATTACCAGAGGATGTTGTCCAAGAACTTGCCAAACGAAGCGGCCAAAGGTGTCAGCAACACGCGGCCGGTCGATGGCGGTGGAAGGGGCACGACGTTAAGGTTGCCGACGGCTTTACGTTGACGATGCCCGATACGCTGGAGAACCAAAAAGAGTACCCTCAGCAACGGAGCCAGAAGAAGGGATGCGGCTTCCCTGTCATGCGTTGCGTGATGCTGTTCTGCCTTTCCACTGGAGCTGCGTTGGACATTGCAATGGGGCCGTACCGGGGGAAACAATCCGGTGAGAACAGTCTGTTTCAGGCAATCAATAAGCTGCTTTTTCCGGGAGATATCCTGTTGGCTGATCGCTATTACGCGACTTTTGAAAACATCTACCAGGCGATCAAGGGTGGCTACGACGTCGTGATGCGATCTCACCACAATCGGCAGATCGACTTTCGTCGCGGCTTCAAACAAGGCAGCTACGATCAAATTGTTGCCTATCAAAAACCTGCTCGCCGTCCGGTCTGGATGTCAAAGCAAGAATACCGCGAGTGCGACCCATTCATTCTGGTTCGGCACGTGAGTTACGAAGTAAAACGCAAAGGTTTCCAAGTTCGTCGAATCGTCTTGGCAACAACGATGCTTCGACAAGACAAAGGGGTCAGGCGTCTTTGTTTCGGTAACGCCTGCGGTTGGCACGTCCGGGGAAAGCTAAAGGGGACGGGGGTGAATGGCACGAACTTAGGACCTAAGCTGCCGTGGCGTAACGGTTTCGGTTCGGATCACGGGGGTTTTTGCATGAGCTTGTATTGTTTGGCGCGACGTTTCAATTCTCTGGGCTCCTGA
- a CDS encoding FtsK/SpoIIIE family DNA translocase, producing MSEATVEIIKPTEETPKRQPDMKRDLSAIGLIAATLILTVSLITRDPADPVESPVWPINAIYQPDNLAYPGNATITNACGYWGALLSAMVMDAVGIGAALVVAYGGGIATALMIRGRMNAPVLRSLGGCIVLVAVTAAAALSGAQIYGMPVVGAGGYLGAMTSEYLLAHFAPAGAWILTLTVLTTGVLMTTDYALLYAGQKVVGGAARMKNKTLAGAARVLPVRPRRVHEPFADPETAVQLADENVGESADESGVQVIDDPDAPRSPRIKVRKKPKNSPATNTDEAEDASQSDVQTVDVADDDYTDQYDEGDWDESDDDADSVTRELDVDGEQVTLRQDEPHEAVKAPTPAPKVKVPNRAKEKRDDRAELYDAMEEDAPAGSEDYVLPPLELLNPSEDVCYDEQLIEVRRKAQLLEEAFRNFNLNVRVVEIETGPVIAQYEIELEAGLRLSKITGLADDIAIALRVPSVRIVAPIPGKNTVGIEVPNETRQVVRLRDVIEESGDQAAKMNIPVFLGQDVSGNPMVVDLAKMPHLLIAGRTGTGKSVCLNAIISSVLMCCRPDEVRMLMIDPKMVELSGYGQLPHLMHPVITDMKKAEAILAWAVEKMEERYSLLAKVGVRHINSFNDLGREEVLRRLEVEEEDGGDNVPDQLPFIVIVADEMADLMMTAGKDVEQHIIRLAQKSRAVGIHLILATQKPTVDVITGLIKSNLPARLSFQVASKTDSRVVLDENGADKLLGNGDMLFLWPGTSTLIRGQGTYLSDKEIDDVCAHCSRGEQNFVGELMNLKVTEDGEEGGDLDVNNLRKKDELYESAIEVVVREQRGSISLIQRCLGIGYGRAARLIDYMEEDGIVSAYNGQKSREVIISPEQWQQMQGIEVEESESDGDDETLEGTYEHAADGEYVDYDE from the coding sequence ATGTCCGAAGCCACCGTCGAGATCATCAAACCGACTGAAGAAACGCCCAAGCGCCAGCCCGACATGAAGCGGGATCTGTCGGCGATCGGGCTGATCGCTGCGACACTGATTTTGACCGTGTCGTTAATCACACGTGACCCGGCGGACCCTGTGGAATCTCCGGTCTGGCCGATCAACGCGATCTATCAGCCCGACAACCTGGCCTATCCCGGAAACGCGACAATCACCAACGCGTGCGGATACTGGGGCGCATTGCTTTCGGCCATGGTCATGGACGCGGTCGGCATCGGCGCCGCGTTGGTGGTGGCCTACGGCGGTGGTATCGCCACGGCACTGATGATCCGCGGGCGGATGAACGCGCCGGTGCTGCGTTCGCTTGGCGGATGCATCGTCTTGGTGGCCGTCACGGCGGCCGCGGCACTCAGCGGGGCTCAGATTTATGGCATGCCGGTGGTTGGCGCCGGTGGCTATTTGGGTGCGATGACTTCGGAATACCTGTTGGCTCATTTTGCCCCGGCGGGTGCTTGGATTTTGACACTGACCGTGCTGACCACCGGCGTTTTGATGACCACCGACTACGCCTTGTTGTACGCCGGTCAAAAAGTCGTCGGCGGCGCGGCGAGGATGAAGAACAAAACGCTGGCCGGTGCCGCACGCGTGTTGCCTGTACGGCCGCGTCGCGTTCATGAACCCTTCGCCGATCCGGAAACCGCCGTCCAATTGGCGGATGAAAACGTCGGCGAATCGGCCGATGAATCGGGCGTTCAAGTGATCGATGATCCCGATGCGCCTCGATCGCCCCGCATTAAGGTCCGCAAGAAACCGAAGAACTCTCCCGCAACCAACACCGACGAAGCCGAAGACGCATCGCAGAGCGACGTTCAAACAGTGGATGTTGCCGACGACGACTACACCGACCAATACGACGAGGGTGATTGGGACGAATCGGACGATGACGCCGACTCGGTCACTCGTGAATTAGATGTGGACGGCGAACAAGTCACGCTTCGTCAGGATGAACCTCACGAAGCCGTCAAAGCTCCGACGCCGGCCCCGAAGGTCAAGGTGCCAAATCGCGCGAAAGAAAAGCGTGATGATCGCGCGGAACTTTACGACGCGATGGAAGAAGACGCCCCGGCGGGCTCCGAAGACTATGTCCTGCCGCCACTGGAATTGCTGAACCCCAGCGAAGACGTTTGCTACGACGAACAACTGATCGAGGTCCGCCGAAAGGCCCAGTTGTTGGAAGAAGCGTTTCGCAATTTCAACCTGAACGTCCGCGTCGTGGAAATTGAAACGGGCCCCGTCATTGCCCAATACGAGATCGAATTGGAAGCAGGTTTACGGCTGAGCAAGATCACCGGTTTGGCGGATGACATCGCGATCGCGTTGCGTGTCCCCAGCGTTCGAATCGTCGCGCCCATTCCCGGCAAAAATACTGTCGGCATCGAAGTCCCCAACGAAACTCGCCAAGTCGTGCGTCTGCGCGATGTGATCGAAGAATCGGGGGACCAGGCCGCGAAGATGAACATCCCGGTGTTCTTGGGACAAGACGTCAGCGGGAACCCGATGGTCGTCGACTTGGCCAAAATGCCTCACCTGTTGATCGCGGGTCGTACCGGTACGGGTAAATCCGTTTGTTTGAACGCGATCATCAGCAGCGTGCTGATGTGTTGTCGCCCGGATGAAGTCCGCATGCTGATGATCGACCCAAAGATGGTCGAATTGAGCGGTTACGGACAACTGCCACACTTGATGCACCCGGTCATCACCGACATGAAAAAGGCCGAAGCGATTCTGGCTTGGGCCGTTGAAAAGATGGAAGAACGATACTCCTTGCTTGCCAAGGTGGGTGTGCGTCACATCAACAGCTTCAACGACCTGGGCCGCGAAGAAGTGCTGCGACGGTTGGAGGTGGAAGAAGAAGATGGTGGCGATAACGTTCCTGACCAATTGCCGTTCATCGTGATCGTCGCCGACGAGATGGCGGACTTGATGATGACGGCCGGCAAAGACGTCGAACAACACATCATTCGCCTGGCACAAAAGAGCCGTGCAGTCGGTATCCACTTGATCCTCGCGACGCAGAAACCGACCGTCGATGTCATCACCGGTTTGATCAAGAGCAACCTGCCGGCTCGCCTAAGCTTCCAGGTTGCCAGTAAGACCGACAGCCGGGTCGTGTTGGACGAAAACGGTGCGGACAAGCTGCTGGGCAATGGTGACATGCTGTTCCTGTGGCCCGGCACCAGCACACTGATCCGTGGTCAGGGCACCTATCTATCGGACAAAGAAATTGACGATGTTTGTGCCCACTGTAGTCGCGGCGAACAGAATTTCGTTGGCGAACTGATGAACCTGAAAGTCACCGAGGACGGGGAAGAAGGCGGCGATCTGGACGTCAACAACCTGCGGAAGAAAGACGAGTTGTACGAAAGCGCGATCGAAGTGGTGGTCCGTGAACAACGCGGCTCCATCTCGCTGATCCAGCGCTGCCTGGGAATCGGATACGGTCGCGCCGCACGGTTGATCGACTACATGGAAGAGGACGGGATCGTCAGCGCGTACAACGGCCAGAAGTCACGCGAAGTCATCATTTCCCCTGAACAATGGCAGCAGATGCAAGGGATCGAAGTCGAAGAGTCCGAGTCCGATGGCGATGACGAAACCCTTGAAGGAACCTACGAACACGCTGCCGACGGAGAGTACGTCGATTACGACGAGTAG
- a CDS encoding Ig-like domain-containing protein, with translation MQTKNTAATDAKLSILVAIIVLAATPLKAQAQEDAPSATRRPTALNATQVHQVDSQARFHQIDLGKLDPAEPVSLGITLSNTETIARPLKEVLVSCGCVAVTKDALSLDPGNTRLEFKVTPSTKAGTHRESIQFVYRDTDETSSEETTVLLTYLSKPRVVVEFERDAWEVDATDRGTLTRVIVLRSDVRDDLSSIVAATSRTDIALTVKDVRREGESFVREVVVTLTSGGKRSIQLPRHFSIHLKDKQRDKAIASVPMVAVAAVEVDITAIRQGGVLKIYSRFSKPQSAAPKTEIDFVDRSAGRKKAIKAVRLNSRLYRSELPGGLNDALANALFRVSTGANRESTYEFPLARYAED, from the coding sequence GTGCAAACAAAAAACACCGCAGCAACCGATGCAAAGCTGTCAATCCTCGTAGCCATTATTGTGCTCGCTGCAACACCCCTAAAAGCTCAGGCTCAGGAAGACGCTCCCAGCGCGACTCGACGCCCCACCGCCCTGAACGCCACTCAGGTCCACCAAGTTGACTCGCAGGCCCGTTTTCACCAAATCGACTTAGGCAAACTTGATCCTGCGGAGCCAGTTTCCCTCGGCATCACGCTTTCGAACACGGAAACGATCGCTCGTCCGTTGAAAGAAGTGTTGGTTTCGTGCGGATGTGTTGCGGTCACGAAGGATGCGTTGTCGCTAGATCCCGGAAACACGCGTCTTGAGTTTAAGGTCACGCCATCAACGAAAGCTGGGACTCACCGCGAGAGCATTCAGTTCGTCTACCGTGACACCGACGAAACTTCGAGCGAGGAAACGACCGTCCTGCTTACCTACCTATCCAAGCCACGCGTCGTTGTCGAGTTTGAGCGAGATGCATGGGAAGTCGATGCGACCGACAGGGGAACTTTGACCAGGGTGATCGTGCTGCGTAGCGATGTACGTGACGACTTGTCGTCCATCGTGGCGGCGACCTCACGAACGGATATCGCCCTAACTGTAAAGGATGTCAGACGCGAAGGTGAATCCTTTGTTCGAGAAGTGGTTGTTACGCTGACGAGTGGTGGCAAACGCTCAATACAATTACCCCGACATTTCTCGATCCATTTAAAGGACAAGCAACGTGATAAAGCCATAGCGAGCGTTCCGATGGTCGCCGTTGCAGCTGTTGAGGTTGATATCACGGCAATAAGGCAAGGAGGTGTCCTTAAAATCTATAGTCGCTTTTCGAAACCTCAGTCTGCCGCCCCGAAAACAGAGATCGATTTCGTTGACAGGTCGGCAGGGCGGAAAAAGGCGATAAAGGCAGTGCGGCTGAACTCCCGTTTGTATCGTTCCGAGCTTCCGGGTGGTTTGAACGACGCTTTGGCCAACGCCCTGTTCCGGGTCTCGACGGGAGCAAACAGAGAATCCACATATGAGTTTCCTCTCGCGCGGTATGCCGAGGATTGA
- a CDS encoding RNA polymerase sigma factor has protein sequence MSANTSPKFATTRWSMVVAASRNVSQRSRRDAGDVPSSSIRSAGDKPVSEDQSFGRSAYDVQCPTDEANAALESLCETYWPPLYAFAIRRGYSVADAQDLTQDFFAHLMQSDFLTKADADRGRFRTFLLTVFERFAASQWRKASAQKRGGDHATLQLDFGAADEGARLAGEPTAKGMSPDRFFQQQWALTLLSKVIDQLRQEYSHRKSLELFEALESQWNPGAAPGESYEIVAQRLGMTSGAVKVAAHRIRARYRTVLRELVAETVADEAEVEDEIRDLMNSFSDSV, from the coding sequence ATGTCCGCCAACACGTCGCCAAAGTTTGCTACGACACGATGGTCGATGGTTGTGGCCGCATCGCGAAACGTTTCTCAGCGATCTCGCCGCGACGCCGGTGACGTGCCGTCGAGTTCCATTAGGTCGGCCGGCGACAAGCCTGTTTCGGAAGACCAGTCCTTCGGCCGATCCGCGTATGACGTCCAGTGTCCAACCGACGAAGCGAACGCAGCCCTGGAATCATTGTGCGAAACGTATTGGCCGCCCCTGTATGCCTTTGCGATTCGCCGCGGCTACAGCGTCGCGGATGCGCAAGACCTGACACAGGACTTCTTTGCACATCTAATGCAGAGCGATTTTCTGACCAAGGCCGATGCCGATCGCGGTCGATTCCGCACGTTCCTGTTGACGGTGTTCGAACGATTCGCTGCGTCGCAATGGCGCAAAGCGTCCGCTCAAAAACGCGGCGGCGATCACGCGACGTTGCAGTTGGATTTCGGAGCGGCCGACGAAGGGGCGCGTTTAGCCGGCGAGCCTACCGCGAAGGGCATGTCCCCCGACCGGTTCTTCCAACAGCAATGGGCACTGACGTTGTTGTCGAAAGTGATCGATCAGTTGCGTCAGGAATATTCTCATCGGAAATCTCTCGAATTGTTCGAGGCCCTGGAGTCGCAGTGGAATCCGGGCGCGGCGCCTGGCGAATCGTACGAGATCGTGGCCCAGCGTCTTGGCATGACCAGCGGGGCTGTCAAAGTGGCCGCTCATCGTATAAGGGCCCGGTATCGCACAGTCTTGCGAGAACTGGTCGCCGAAACCGTTGCCGACGAAGCCGAAGTGGAAGACGAAATCCGCGATCTGATGAATTCTTTTTCCGATTCGGTGTAA
- a CDS encoding sulfatase family protein, with protein sequence MQRFLFPHNLFLIFGLCLVATQAVRAGDAPNVVFVMADDLGIGDLSPTNPDCKIDTPNLQTMADQGITFLDAHSSSAVCTPTRYGVITGRYNWRSRLAKGVLSGTSEHLIPADRPTVAHLLRKAGYHTQMIGKWHLGWDWQKSSEGKKGAIDFSRPVKNGPDINGFDGYYGHCGSLDMPPYVWVDTGKCTAIPVREEGVTRSQDAYGWYRKGPISPDFDVPQVLPHLFDKAVTHINERAADAKAGNPFFLYLPLPAPHTPIVPLPPFEGASGINPYGDFVMQVDHHMGDLLAAIKKAGIDDNTLVFFTSDNGCSPQANFDVLKEHGHDPSAGYRGHKADIYEGGHRVPMIARWPNGIRPGQTTDATCCLTDLYSTLRELTQQPAEDLGGEDSYSLVPVFNGAASTGRETLISHSIGGSFSIRKGDWKLCLSAGSGGWSDPREPAAKKQNLPPMQLFNLKQDRGEQHNLIDQNPDKVKELLEQLATEVHQGRSTPGNPVDNDRQITFLPAGVTMP encoded by the coding sequence GTGCAACGTTTCCTCTTTCCACACAACTTGTTTTTGATTTTTGGTCTTTGCCTGGTTGCCACGCAAGCGGTTCGCGCCGGCGACGCACCCAACGTCGTATTTGTGATGGCGGACGATTTGGGGATCGGTGATCTTTCACCGACGAATCCGGATTGCAAGATCGACACTCCCAATCTGCAAACCATGGCCGATCAGGGAATCACGTTCCTTGATGCGCACTCGTCCAGCGCCGTTTGCACGCCGACGCGATATGGCGTGATCACCGGTCGCTACAACTGGCGATCGCGCTTGGCAAAGGGCGTGTTGAGTGGAACCAGCGAGCACCTGATTCCGGCGGATCGTCCGACCGTGGCGCATCTGCTTCGCAAAGCGGGTTATCACACCCAGATGATCGGCAAGTGGCACCTGGGCTGGGACTGGCAAAAATCCTCTGAAGGCAAAAAGGGCGCGATCGACTTTAGCCGGCCGGTCAAGAACGGTCCGGACATCAATGGTTTTGATGGGTATTACGGCCACTGTGGCTCGCTGGACATGCCACCCTATGTCTGGGTCGATACGGGCAAGTGCACCGCCATCCCCGTTCGCGAAGAAGGCGTGACTCGATCGCAGGATGCTTATGGCTGGTATCGAAAGGGACCGATCAGCCCTGATTTTGACGTCCCCCAGGTGTTGCCGCACTTGTTCGACAAAGCGGTCACCCATATCAACGAGCGTGCGGCGGATGCGAAAGCGGGCAATCCGTTTTTTCTGTATCTGCCGTTACCGGCTCCCCACACACCGATCGTTCCCTTGCCGCCGTTCGAAGGTGCCAGCGGTATCAATCCTTATGGCGATTTTGTGATGCAAGTCGATCATCATATGGGTGACCTGCTTGCGGCGATCAAGAAGGCTGGCATTGATGACAACACGCTCGTGTTTTTCACCAGCGACAACGGTTGTTCACCGCAAGCGAACTTTGATGTTTTGAAAGAACACGGCCATGACCCGAGCGCTGGTTACCGGGGGCACAAGGCCGATATCTACGAAGGCGGGCACCGGGTGCCGATGATCGCTCGTTGGCCCAACGGGATTCGACCGGGCCAAACCACCGACGCGACCTGCTGTTTGACCGATCTGTATTCGACGCTTCGTGAATTGACTCAGCAGCCCGCCGAAGATCTTGGCGGCGAAGATTCTTATAGCCTGGTTCCGGTTTTCAACGGCGCCGCATCCACCGGCCGAGAAACGCTGATCAGTCATTCCATCGGCGGATCGTTTTCCATCCGCAAAGGCGATTGGAAACTCTGCTTGTCGGCAGGCAGTGGTGGTTGGAGTGATCCGCGTGAACCCGCGGCCAAGAAGCAGAACTTGCCGCCAATGCAGCTATTCAACCTGAAACAGGATCGCGGCGAACAGCACAACTTGATTGACCAGAATCCCGACAAGGTCAAAGAACTTTTGGAGCAGTTGGCGACCGAAGTCCACCAAGGACGCAGCACACCGGGCAATCCCGTCGACAACGATCGACAGATCACATTTCTACCCGCCGGGGTTACGATGCCCTGA
- the truB gene encoding tRNA pseudouridine(55) synthase TruB: MKFFGFLNCHKPPGMTSRDLVNLGTGAIRKSYRERLAVVVSDTDGSPEQSDAPTPRRKPPKVGHAGTLDPLAEGVLVMGVGPAAKLTSYLQLASKQYQARFVLGQRSESGDLEQPVQTIDDAPIPTLDELQSAARQLTGRIRQVPPSHSAIKINGRRAYKMARKGVEVPMPARAVDIHELTIQRYEYPNIWLDICCGSGTYIRTLGMDLARRCGTESVMHHLVRTRVGQFELTDAMSVQQIREGRCMSLLRPANEGLAHLTTLHLDDEQTWRITNGLSLHVSRTRTTAAGDKEVRDAAAIDPSGDVCAIAQRRSDHWRPTRVFHKRLFTL, from the coding sequence ATGAAGTTCTTCGGTTTCCTGAACTGCCACAAACCCCCGGGAATGACCTCGCGTGACTTGGTCAACCTGGGAACGGGAGCAATACGCAAATCGTATCGCGAACGTTTGGCCGTTGTCGTTTCCGACACGGACGGTTCGCCCGAACAGTCTGACGCCCCGACGCCCCGCCGGAAACCTCCCAAGGTCGGACACGCCGGAACGCTCGATCCGTTGGCCGAAGGGGTGCTGGTCATGGGCGTCGGCCCGGCGGCGAAGCTGACCAGTTATTTGCAACTGGCGTCCAAACAGTATCAAGCCCGCTTCGTCTTGGGTCAGCGGAGCGAATCGGGCGATCTGGAACAACCAGTCCAGACCATCGACGACGCTCCTATCCCGACGCTGGACGAGCTTCAATCCGCTGCCCGCCAATTGACCGGCCGCATCCGGCAAGTTCCGCCCAGCCATTCGGCGATCAAAATCAACGGACGCCGTGCCTACAAGATGGCTCGCAAAGGCGTCGAAGTGCCGATGCCCGCCCGCGCCGTCGACATTCACGAATTGACCATCCAGCGATACGAATACCCCAACATTTGGCTGGACATTTGCTGTGGCAGCGGCACTTACATTCGGACGTTGGGCATGGACCTGGCACGGCGGTGCGGAACCGAATCAGTGATGCACCATTTGGTGCGGACTCGTGTGGGTCAGTTTGAATTGACCGACGCGATGTCCGTCCAACAGATTCGTGAGGGCCGGTGCATGTCACTGCTTCGGCCTGCCAACGAAGGTTTGGCCCATCTGACAACGCTGCACCTGGATGACGAACAGACCTGGCGAATCACCAATGGTCTGTCACTTCATGTTTCGCGAACTCGGACGACCGCGGCGGGCGACAAAGAGGTTCGCGATGCGGCAGCGATCGATCCCTCAGGCGATGTTTGCGCGATTGCACAGCGGCGCAGCGATCATTGGCGCCCCACGCGGGTGTTTCACAAGCGGCTTTTCACGCTCTAG
- a CDS encoding serine/threonine-protein kinase — MTTEEIRCPSCGKSLPASSPLGQQCPSCMLAAGLGGQTQSFGNDDAFSNSIAETSASGTWTPQSAESIDQLFDAVDVVELIGHGGMGAVYRARQSMLGRDVALKVLSPALSGDARFADRFMREARALAQLSHPGIVTVYDFGRRGDVLYLIMEFVDGVNLREAMRAEAMSPDAAIEVVLQISAALQYAHAAGVVHRDIKPENILLERSGRVRLVDFGLAKLTSQGERDATLTGTNQVIGTMHYMAPEQWERPGEVDHRADIYSLGVVFYELLTGQLPLGRFKLPSESGLNAIGLDDVVLKTLERAPQDRYQSVGEMSEDVSRMSESSSTGNERASGIIPPPSPPDASSSDVLHGTAPEGLSNFHRGRLLTGVVLVCIGMGLLLHGLINGFVTMWIGPGIAINGFVFMGIAFAGADEDVSDQDVSFVRSPNVGLLVFGTSMLWGGAIICPGGFDSPFGWTGMGLMIGGAYVMGTAWEQPKNTILRPWNRPKPAPLFLSLGMVLIGAIVLIGGIMSGRHELIWSGLGLTIGGGAISIAAWTDKVKKP, encoded by the coding sequence ATGACAACTGAAGAAATCCGTTGCCCGTCGTGTGGTAAATCACTGCCCGCTTCCTCGCCGCTGGGTCAGCAGTGCCCGAGCTGCATGTTGGCGGCCGGGCTTGGTGGCCAAACGCAATCCTTTGGCAACGACGACGCTTTCTCGAATTCCATCGCCGAGACTTCCGCCAGCGGCACCTGGACACCGCAATCGGCAGAATCCATCGATCAGCTGTTTGACGCGGTTGATGTGGTGGAGCTGATCGGTCACGGCGGCATGGGAGCGGTGTACCGGGCACGCCAGTCGATGCTGGGACGCGACGTCGCGCTGAAAGTGCTATCACCGGCACTCAGTGGCGACGCTCGTTTCGCCGACCGGTTCATGCGTGAAGCTCGCGCGCTGGCCCAGCTTTCGCACCCGGGCATCGTCACCGTGTATGACTTCGGCCGACGCGGTGACGTGCTGTATCTAATCATGGAATTCGTCGACGGTGTGAACCTTCGCGAAGCCATGCGTGCCGAAGCGATGTCGCCCGATGCGGCGATCGAAGTCGTGCTTCAGATCAGCGCTGCCCTGCAGTACGCTCATGCCGCTGGCGTCGTGCACCGCGACATCAAACCTGAAAACATCCTGCTTGAACGTAGCGGTCGAGTGCGGTTGGTCGATTTCGGATTGGCTAAGCTGACTTCGCAAGGCGAACGAGACGCAACATTGACCGGGACGAACCAAGTCATCGGTACGATGCACTACATGGCGCCAGAGCAATGGGAACGACCCGGCGAGGTCGATCACCGCGCGGACATCTATTCCCTAGGCGTCGTGTTCTACGAATTGCTGACCGGGCAGCTGCCGTTGGGACGATTCAAGTTGCCGTCTGAATCGGGTTTGAACGCAATCGGGTTGGACGACGTCGTTTTGAAAACGCTCGAACGCGCGCCGCAGGATCGCTACCAAAGCGTCGGCGAAATGAGCGAAGATGTCAGCCGTATGTCCGAATCCTCGTCGACGGGCAACGAACGGGCGTCTGGCATTATCCCACCGCCAAGTCCGCCGGATGCGTCTTCGTCCGATGTGTTGCATGGAACTGCACCGGAGGGGTTGTCTAACTTTCATCGTGGGCGTTTGCTGACGGGCGTTGTATTGGTTTGTATTGGCATGGGGTTGCTGTTGCACGGGCTGATCAATGGATTCGTTACAATGTGGATCGGGCCGGGAATTGCGATCAACGGCTTTGTGTTCATGGGAATCGCGTTCGCCGGGGCGGACGAGGACGTGAGCGACCAGGACGTGAGCTTCGTTCGGTCCCCAAATGTGGGCCTGTTGGTGTTCGGTACGTCTATGTTGTGGGGCGGCGCGATCATTTGTCCGGGCGGTTTCGACAGTCCGTTCGGATGGACCGGCATGGGGCTAATGATCGGCGGCGCGTATGTCATGGGCACAGCGTGGGAACAGCCCAAAAACACGATTCTGCGTCCTTGGAATCGGCCCAAACCGGCGCCGTTATTCTTGTCGTTGGGCATGGTCCTGATCGGGGCGATTGTGCTGATCGGAGGAATCATGTCCGGACGCCACGAACTCATTTGGTCCGGGTTAGGGCTGACGATTGGCGGCGGTGCCATTTCGATCGCTGCGTGGACCGACAAGGTCAAAAAACCGTGA
- a CDS encoding NUDIX hydrolase — translation MQKKSDEKQLLAGNRFDVHAMELVGSDGKTYIREVVRHPGAVLLLPILDNGDVVMIENYRPTIDQTLLELPAGTREPGEPPEITAERELVEETGYAAGKLQHLHTYFSAPGICDEQMFLFLATDLTAGDAQREAVEQIENRIVPIDQAMQMIRDGKILDAKTIVGLSLYQMMSPTT, via the coding sequence ATGCAAAAAAAATCCGACGAAAAGCAATTGTTGGCGGGAAACCGTTTTGATGTCCATGCGATGGAGCTTGTCGGCAGCGACGGCAAGACCTACATCCGCGAAGTCGTCCGGCACCCCGGTGCGGTCCTGCTGTTGCCGATTCTGGACAACGGCGACGTGGTCATGATTGAAAACTATCGACCGACGATCGACCAGACGTTGTTGGAATTGCCTGCCGGCACACGTGAACCGGGGGAGCCGCCGGAAATCACCGCCGAGCGTGAATTGGTGGAAGAAACCGGATACGCCGCGGGCAAACTTCAGCACTTGCACACGTACTTTTCCGCACCCGGGATTTGCGACGAACAGATGTTCTTGTTCTTGGCGACCGATCTGACCGCGGGCGACGCACAGCGTGAAGCCGTCGAACAAATCGAGAACCGGATCGTGCCGATCGACCAAGCGATGCAGATGATCCGCGACGGAAAAATCCTGGACGCCAAGACCATCGTCGGCCTCAGCCTGTACCAAATGATGTCTCCCACCACCTAA